The segment CTAAGCAAACCATCCAAACACTAGCGTCCAACGCCGAATTCTTCCAATTCAAGAGATTCGAACTGAAGAGGATCGAACGCCTCGGCGAGAGAGAAGCTATCTTATACGTCAGGCAATGGACCTCCGATGGATCAGCGGCAAAAACCAGATGGTGGACGACGCGGGATTCCGGAGAATGGCAGTTTTTCGATTTCGAAGATCTGATGGTACCGATGCGATCCTCCAGCTTGGTCGCCGCAGCACTGCATCTTGCCCAAAATGCTCCACAGCTGATTCCGGCACTTCGTGAAGACATACAACATCTCAACCAGGCGAAGCTTGCCCTTTTTACAGAAGATATAGAAACGGCAAGAGCCTCACTGATTGAAATTGAGTCTTCGTCAACTCTTCCCAAACCCGTAAAAGCCTTCGTGCATATGATGCAAGGACTCGTTGCACTCGGCGATCTTGAACCGGAGCGTTGCATCGTCGAATGCGCCAAGGCAGAGTGGCTACATCCAGATTTTCCCGTTCTTAAATACTTACGCGCGAGAGCCTTAAATCAAGCTGAACGCTATGAAGATGCAATCGTCCAGTCACAACTTTTCCTCGAAGAGTTGGGTGGAGATGCGGATGCGAGCGCTGAGCTGGCGACATCGCTGCTTGGTCTCGAACGAAATGAGGAAGCTCTACAAGCAATTCGTGCTGGCCTGGATGATGATCCCAGTTCGATCACACTCTTGCTCATGCTCTTAGATTCGTTGCCGGAAGACGAGAAGCACGAATTCGCAGATCGACTCAAACAGCTTCCCGACGCCATCATGGAGATTGACGCTATCTGCGGTGATGCCTGGTATGAAGACGACATGTTGGAGCTGATGGTGAATGCGTTTCGCGAGATCGCTCCGGATGACCCAAGTGTGGCGTACTATCAAGCTCAAGTTCACCTGCTGCGAGAAGAGCCAGAACAAGCGGTCGTCGTTCTTGAACCGATCATGGGGCTTATTCATGATCGAGAAGACAGTGCTTATTTCGAGGAGTTTTACCGCTCCGCACTTCTGGCGTGTGGACGGTGGAATGAGGTCTATTCGGAAGCTGAAGATAAGCCTCAAGCGTTTCAATGGATTGCAGACGATTTCCTTTACAAAGACAAGAGGGAGTCGCTTGAGAAACTTATCGCTCGACACCGCGAGTTGTTGCCTGACGATCCAGAACTCCCCGGGTATGAGGGTCAACTGGCGATGCTGGAAGAAGATTGGCCCCGCGCAATTCGAGCGTTTCGTGAGGCAATCATGCTGCAACCTGATGACGGCTGGGATTATTCACTGGTTCGTGCGATGTATTACTCCGACCAGTCTCTTGAAGCTCTCAGAACTCTTGAACCAGTCGAGGATATTTTCGATCAGTTAATGAGCCTGGCCTGCTACGATGAATCACCGCGTCACGACTTAGTGGAACATCTTTTTCGCGAGTACAAAGAACGGGATCCAACAGGAACCGTGGGAGCGATTTGGCAAGCGCGACTGGCATATGACAATGCGGACTATGCTGCGGCGATCGATGTCCTCGAAAAGAATGCGGAAGCAGCCAGGAGCAACGAAAATTATCGATGGGAGTTTGATAACCTACTCGTGAGGGCCTTAACTCAAAACAGGCAATTCGACGAGGCTCAAGTGATAGCGCAACGAATCTATCAGCGTGATGAGGATCCATTCGAACTGGCAATTGTGGCTGCCGGTCGAGGTGATGTGAATGAGACCGAAAAATGGCTCTCGATACTAATTAACAAACATTACTACGAAACTTACGATTTATACTATGATGACATTATCGGTCCGGCTCTTAAAAGCGAAGCCTTCAGTAGAATCAAGAAGAAGTTCTCACCTGCAGAAGTTCTCATGGATTAGGTAAATACCATTTCCTGATGAAACATCCTGACAAACCACACAACAGAATCGAATTGGATTGAGGGCAACGGCGATGATCACCGTGACTTTCGATGTCTACGGTGCGGTAAAATTATTCTGCTATTTCATCACTTGCGTTTTCGAAAGTATTTGCAGGAGCGTTTGAAGTCGGATCGCTGGAATCGGTTCGCACTGAGAGATTTGGGTGAATGTCTTCGTTATCACCCCAAGTAACCACGAAGGGCGCATTGCTTGGCATTTTTGCGAGCGCTGGTTTGAATCGTAGGCCTTTGTCTTCGATTGCAAGACACTCTCGCGCAATACCGTCGAAGTTAACCTCGATCACGTCTCCGACACGAAAGAGTTCGTCGTGAGCCCATAGTGGCAACCAGTTGGTCCGGGCAGAGGTGTAGCGACGCGGGTCGATGGGCGCGATCGCGAGAGGAGCGTTTACGAACCCCGGATCACGATTTTCCGAATCGGCATCCATCCCGCTTGCCTGCTGATACTCTTTAAAATTGCGATGGAAGGCAGTGTCGCTGACCGCGATCTGCGGCTTCTCCGCTCGGGGTGAATTCCAGAAGATATTGTGGTTGGACTGAATCCCCTCGACTCCCTTAACCGACAGAGCGGGCTTCGAATGCCCACTGACCAGGATGTTATAATCTACCTTGTAACCGCTGGCGGTCATGTTGAAGAGCGATAGACCAGCAAAAGCGAACGTGTTTCCGGTCAATGTCGCATTCTTCGCGTTCTCCCAGCCGAACGTGATGGTCGTGCCCGTTGATCCGCAGCTGGTCGTCTCCTCAATCGTGATTCCGTCGGTCGACTCGAACATCATATGCTGCATGTTGGCCATCAATCGACAGCCACGAACTGTCAGGTTCTTGACTCCTCGGAAACACTGAATCCCATCCGCATGGTGGCCCGGTCTACCTTCTCCGAGGTGATGATGGATGAAGCAATCTTCAATCAGTATATCGCTGGACGAATCCGAAAGAATCATGCCATCCAGACGATTGGTCACTTCACAGCCACGAATCGTGCCATCCGTAAGACCGAGAGCCACCATTCCGACCGAGTTTCCAATGATGTCACAGTCACTCACTTCGAGCGTGGAAACGTTTCGAACCTGCAAACCGTATCCGAGATGCTCCTGATTGATGTTCGAGATCCGACAGTTGTCCACTTTTACACGCTGAGCATTTCGAATTCGAAGGACTGCCTCCGCATGCCCGCCAAACTCTAAGTTTTCAAGGGTGACATCTTCGGAGGAAACAAGAACCGAACCAATCGACACTCGTTCTGGGTCGTCACCGATCAAACGAATCGGCTTGCGGATCACGAAGTCTTCGATCTTGACGCCGGGTGCAATTCGGAGGACCGCTCCAGAGGACGCACTGGACACAACTTTGACCAGCGAATCACCCGCTTCAACCCGAATTTCTTCTGCGAAGACGGAACTCGAACCGGCCAGCAGACAAACCACAAAACAACATACGCCCCAACGAAACATGCAACTTCTCCAGCGAGAGTGAAAGCTTAAGTATAAGCGATCAGCTTCAATCGTCACGCCACTCGATCCGGGTTGAATTGTGTTCATCTTCCCGAGCTATGCTCCTCGCGATGACTTAGCCGCCTATTTAGAAACGAATATCGAACTTCTGCCAACCGACGGGCTGCGGGAAGTCGCCCTCATCAATCTGCATTCGTGAACTCACGAGCTCTGTTGGCGACTGATGAGTTCGTAGTCTTCCCAGTAAATGCCGTCTGGCTTGGTTTCAACGACGAGACCAGGCCCGTTCTCCCAATACTCTTCAATCAATACGCCCCCTTCTTCACATGAATAGCTTTTGGCGTCTTGCGAATTCGGCTGAATCACCTTTAGAACGACCGCTCTCCTGACGTTTCCAGTGCGGATGATGTCCCCCTCCCGCACTTCGTTTCCATCAGCATAGAAAAACACAACTGGGTTCATCGTTCATTCGCTCCTGGAACATCCATCACGTCAGTGCAAAGGCAGTCGGCCGGGAATGGATTATACGCCACGACTTGATAGTTGACTGTAGAAACGAAGTCGTTGACCGGATTCTAACGACCACCTCGCGAACATCGTCAGATCATAGAATTTGACGACAGATCAGCCATCAACGTCACTCTCACTTCTGACTCTTCCAACTCGCAATTACGTTTCAGGCAATTTTAGGTAGTCGAAATATCCGCCTGATGCTGAGATCAATTGAGTTCCCTGATCAGGTTGGAAAACCCCGTCAACACAAACTTGAACAGGTAGCCGATGATCCTCCACCTGGTGAACCACAACCTCAAATTGAACATCAACATTTCCGATCCGCTCTGACCAAGCCATGTTGTCGACGACTCGAAGCAAGCGATCAAGCGGAATTGAAGAGATGGTATCAACGAAGACTTCAATGGCAATTTGGTCGAGCCATTCCTGCATCCGTTTTACAGACTGAATCATCGTGGGGTCGAAGTTCATGCAACTGCCACTCAGCCTGAATGTTTTCTGACTTGCCGTGCCGCTTCCTCAAAATAGTGAGTGCCCCGTATGTTCAATCGTCGCATTCGATTAGGTTCGAACAGTGAATTCACAGAATTCAGCTACAACCAGAATTGGTACCATTTCTTGTTCCGTTTTCGCCATTCCAGGTCTCGAATTTCGATGAGTCGTTGTGCGAATGGAAGCAGATTGCCTTGTTCATCAAGTGTTACGACTAGATTGCCACTGTCATCGATGATGTAATCACAAAGTCCAGGATCATTACCAAGCTTAGAAATGATGGTGTGGTCACGTCCTCCGTACCGCAGTGCAGCAACACAGCAAACGCTTGCTGCACTGCAGGCTTTATCAATTTCTTCTGGTGTCGACGGCTGTCGAACGAAGTATGTATCACTGTTCTCATTATCGAGCACAGCGAGTAGCTCGGGCGCCTCGAGTTCAGGTGCCTCGCATGTTAATCAATCTCCAAACCATCCAGTTTTAGCATCCATCTGGACATCACCACAGGACCGATGGCCTGTTGTATAGAACGGCCCCTCAGCGTTTTTGGGAAAACGACGTGGATTCTGAAAATAGCCAGTATCCATTTCTGCTAGCCTTCTTCCGGATGAATCAGCAGTGCCAATGCGTCAAAAAGTCGACGATCATGTCGGAGCAATAATTGCATCGTGCTCTCATTCTAATCATCCGACTGCTCGTCCTGCTCTCCTATTTCCTGTTCCTTGATCTGAATTGCAATATCCCGACCAGAATTCCTGTCGTCACGAGAAATCCTGCACACCATTCCACAGTGATCTTTTCAACATAGCTAGCGAGCGCGATCTGCTCAGCGAGAGAGTTGAGTGATGGCGAGGTTGGAGAACGGGAGACTTGCCTAGATGGGAAAGCGATTGACAACGAGACAATGAGGCCAACAAGCATCCAGCATGATATCCAGGCAATCCAAAACCTCTTCCAACTCATAGCAGGTCCTTTGAATGACTTTGAACTCATCCACACTTTCACATGCAACCTTGTGAAATCGCTGCCGCAATTAGCTGTGATCGAGGTATTGGTCGCCATTCAACGGTAATAGATGTCCCTCCCAGTTCGGAAGTGGAGTTGCCGGGCGGGCAGTTAACTCCGGGAACTCAGGAATCCAACCACCGGACCACGGGTCATCTGTGTTCACAATTGGAACGTTCGGGTTTGCAGACCAATACCACGCCAACGTACTCGCACGAAGCCGCTGCCCTGCAAACGAAACCCAGCGAAGCCATTCTGCACGTCGCCTGCTCAGATTCTCTTCATTCAGATTTTCAACGAGATCTTCCCTTCCAGTCGCCATAGCATAGAAAGCAAATTTGCGACCATACCAAAGTGGAATTATTGGTGACATAGCTAGCGAAGAGAATTTACTTGAGGCGGCGCCGTCCGAGGAATGTGGCGGCAAACTCGCGAAGCTGCGCGAGAGAGAATCAAAGATGTGGATCAATTTGCATGACCCGTGTCTCATCTGATTGAGTGGCCATTGGAATAGAAGCAATCATCGCCCAACTTCCTAATGCAACAAATCATCCCTGTTGCGAATGTCATTCTCTGCCGACGTTTCCGAAGCTACCAGTCGTTGACACAAAGGTCAAGATTTTCCAATACTGAATGTTCGGTAAATGTATCGCAGGTTTGATCTGACTGAACCCTTTACGTGGACTGTATCCTTCTGGTTCAAAGTTTCTGAAAGAAAAATCTGTTCCACAACTTCAAGGCGGATGCGTGTGCCGTTGAGTTCAAGCAGTTACAGTTCCCAGAGTTGTTTGCAGTTTATATTGCAGTAGACATTGAGCCAAATTGTCGGCATTGAAGTAGAGCTATGATTCTCGGACAAGTTGAATCGATTCAGGTTGGTCGTCCTCGTCAATACGACGTTGAGGGCAAATCTGGAAGACCTTGGACGTCCGCGATCCAAAAGCAAACCGTGCTCGGTCGTGTGCATGTGGGGGCGACGAACATCGATGGAGATGAGCAAGCCGATTTGAAGCATCACGGTGGCCCTGACAAAGCTGTGCTTGCTTACTTTACAAACCACTACAAAGACTGGGCTCGTGAATTCCCCGATCAATCCTTTCAAGCTGGCGGATTCGGAGAGAACTTGACTGTTACCGGATGCAGCGAAGCGGACTGCTGCATTGGAGACATCGTGCGAATCGGTCATTGCAAGTTGCAAATTTCACAGCCGCGACAACCGTGTTGGAAGCTGGACCGATTTCGCAAACTGCCGAAATTGGCTGTCCGGGTCCAGAAGACCGGACGCACAGGATGGTACTACCGCGTTCTCCAAGAGGGGATCATCGAAGCTGGCTTGCCCATTGAACTGGTCGACCGACCATTTCCGGACGTCACCATCGCCTGGGCCAGTGAAGTCATGTATGCCAAGCCCCGGTCCACGGAAAACGATCTTCGACTGGCGGAGTGTGCTGCGTTGTCAGCGTCATGGAAAGAGACTTTCTTGCAGCGGGCAACGAATGGCGTCGAAAAGGATGCGTCAGCACGTCTCAACGGGACATAGCTTTCGTTGCCGATTTCCATTCTCACGCGGAAGCTGACGACCATCGGTTTGGCATTTGGCTACGCGCCTGCTACTGTCAATCGCCGATCAGCAAAACGAAGAATTCGTTCTGCGCGTCTTTGCCCTGTTCTCGATCCCACTACGATGCGAATTTCAGTTTGAGTCAGGATTGTCCATGAGATTGACACTTGTATTAATTATCGCCTTTTGCAGCCTCTCGTCGAATTCCGTGATAGGAAGGGAGCCGCAGTTTAAAAACGTGTCCTGCGAAGGAGTTTATCCTCATCACTTACAAGGGATCTGCACAGATGGCGAGTTTATCTACTGGTCCTTTACGACAACACTCGTTAAGACAGACCTCGACGGCAAGTTGCTGAAGAAGATTCCGGTTGTCAACCACCATGGCGATCTTTGCTTTCACGATGGCAAACTCTACGTTGCTGTCAATCTGGGCGAGTTTAACAACCCCAGCGGCAATGCAAATTCCTGGGTTTACATCTACAACGCTAACACTCTCGAAGAGACTTCTCGACACGAGGTTCAAGAAGTTTTTCACGGAGCTGGCGGAATGGGCGTTCGCAACGGCAACTTCTTTGTGGTTGGTGGTCTGCCGGACTCGATCGAGGAGAATTACGTCTACGAGTACAACGATCAGTTTGAGTTTCAGAAGAAACACATCGTCAAGAGTGGTCATACCCACCTGGGAATTCAAACAGCGACATTCGCGAATGATCGCTGGTGGTTTGGATGTTACGGTAGTCCGGCAATTCTGCTGGTCACCGACACTGAATTTCAAATGATCGGTCGCTATGAATTCAATTGTTCGTTGGGAATTGAAGGATTGCCTGATGGTCGATTGTTGTCTGCGAGCGGACATTGCGACAAAGCCACCGGGTGCAACGGTTCCGTCCGAATTGTGGTCCCCGACGAGGAAGATGGTCTTCGTTCATTGATTACTGAAGGAGACGCTTTGAAATGAACGGTGTACTCCACGAAGTTCGACTGGGTCGGCGCGCATTCCTGAAGCACGGAACACTCGTGCTGACAGCTGCTTCGCTGCGCTCGCCAGAGCTAATCGCCGACGAGAAAGTTTCCGCATTGCGTGTAGGTCTTGTCACTGATCTTCACTACGCAGACAAAGCACCGGCTGGAACGCGTCATTACCGAGAAACACTCGGCAAGCTGGAAGAGGCTGGACGAAAGTTCGAACAGGATCAACCCGCGTTTCTGGTGGAACTTGGCGATTTAATCGACGCTGCCGACTCAGTGGACGTTGAACAACGTTACCTCAAGACGGTCAACAAAGAGTTCTCTGCGATCTGTAATGATCGGCATTACGTCTTGGGGAACCACTGTGTGGATACTCTGATGAAAGAAGAGTTTCTGTCCGGTGTCGAGCAGGAGAAGTCGTACTACTCGTTCGAGCGAGGCGACATCCACTTTGTTGTGCTGGACTCCTGTTTTCGCAGCGACGGCCAGCCATATGGTCGGAAGAATTTTCAGTGGACGGACGCGAACGTTCCAATCGCAGAACTCGAATGGCTTGAGAGTGATCTCAAGTCGACCGACAAACCTGTCGTCGTCTTCGCTCATCAGCGACTCGATGTCAGCAATAATCACGGCGTGAAAAACAATGCCGAGGTGCGAAGAATCTTCGCTGGATCTGACAAAGTGCTGGCCGTCTTTCAAGGTCACAGCCATCAGAACGATCTAAAAGAGATCGATGGCATCCACTACTGCACTCTCGTTGCGATGGTCGAGGGGGAGGGGCCTGAGAACAACGGGTACTCACTCATCGACATCGAGCCTAGCGGAACCATCAGACTCACTGGATTCCGCAAGCAGAAATCTTACGACTGGAAACGTCAGAGATGAGCGTAAATCCCGGACGTTATCGTCACTACAAAGGAAAAGAGTACCTTGTCGTCGGCGTCGCCCGCCACAGCGAGACCGAGGAAGAACTTGTCGTTTACCGCACCGACTATGGCGATCGCAGCCTCTGGGTGCGACCGCTCGGAATGTTTGTTGAGACCGTCGAAGTGGACGGGAAACACGTCCCTCGGTTTGAATTCGTTGGTGAAGAGTAAATCACACATGGTCGCCGAGGCTAACTATCTCGCTGCCGCGATGACGGAGTGGCATTCCTGAAGTTCAAAAAATTGCTTTCCTTCGAAATCAGCAGAGGAAACTCCGACTATGACTTGGGGTGCAAGCTTGATGCGACTGCCCGAAGGGATGACCATCTCAGAGATGGCACAGGAATTCGGAGATCATTGGCAAGTCCCGATCGTCGGCTCCATTTCTGATGTCAGTGAATCCTTGCAGTAACTGTTTCCTGATGGCAAGCACGCGAAAAATGAATCCATCATCGAAATCGGAACGGCTTACGTTCGATTCACGTTTGGAAATCGAAAAGGTCTCGACGTCGTCGAATCGATTGGTGTCACCTCAAATGGTGAACCCGAATCCATTTCCGTGATCCGCACTGTTTGTGAAGAACTTGGTCTCAGAATGGTCGATCATCAAAACGGCGAAGTCGCCGACTTTCTTGAAGAACCGGAGCAGAGCATGGAAGACTACCGGGCTTTCCGCGACAGGGCACTTCGCAAAAACAACGAAGCGGAGTGAGCACCTCAATGAAGCTCGCAGCAATTCTCGTCTTCACTGCAGTCGGTGCCATGATGATGACCGAAGTGCTGCGATCGATCATCCACGCCAGACGCAAAAGTAAAGATGGCCTCGGAGGTACGCAGGACATCGCAATGTGGGGTACCATAATCAGCATCGCTTTGTTGATTGCCGCTGCGGTATCGGTGATCATGAGTCTTCTTGATTGAAGACCGATTCCCTTACCCAATACTGAGATGAGTATCTCAATTGCCAAATGAGCCAAGTCGAAAGCTTTCAAGAGAGTGACGGTATGATCGAGTTGGCTGGACTGACGAAGATTTACGACGGCAATGTCGTTGCTGTCGACCAGCTCTCGTTGTCTGTCGCTGCGGGTGAAGTCTATGGATTGCTAGGGCCGAATGGCGCGGGAAAGACGACGACGTTGCGAATGATACTCGGCCTCCTTGCTCCGAGTAGCGGCGAAGCCTCAATTCAAGGTTGTCGCGTCTCTAGCGAACCTCTCCGAATGAAGCGTCAAATCGGACTCGTGTCGGCCAGCGCTGGTCTGTATCAGTGGCTGACACCGCGCGAAACCCTGCATTATTTCGCAACCGCATATGGTTTGGATGCGGAATCGTCCACCGCACGAGTCACCGAACTCGCCGAAACAATGGATCTGACTGGGTTCCTCGATCGCCGCTGCCAAACATTGAGTACCGGTCAGACTCAGCGAGTCAATCTCGCACGCGCCCTGATTCATGATCCGCCGGTTGTCTTGCTCGATGAACCGACGAGAGGACTGGATGTGGTCGGCGCCAAGGTGGTCTTCGACTACGTTCAACTCTTGCGATCGACCCGAAAGGCGATCATTCTCTGCACTCACAAACTGGAGGAAGCAGAAAGGTTCTGCGATCGATTTGGCCTCTTGCACCGAGGGAAGCTTCGGTATGAAGGGACGTTGTCAGAACTTCAAGCCGCAACCGGTCAGCAGAATCTCGTCGACATTTTTCTTGATCTACTGAACAACGATAGCAACGGAAATCCCCCTAAGTTGCCGGATGACCGTTCGGAGCTGGAGCATGCATGAATCTCCATTCTGGTTTGCTGTTCGTCAGCAGCTAGAGTTCATACAGAAGGAACTGAGAGAGACCCTGCGTGACCGTCGGACGATCATCACGCTCCTGGCAATGCCACTGCTGCTGTATCCTCTGTTGGGGCTCGGATTTCGCTTTCTCGCCATCCAGCAATCAACTCGTGCGGAGCAGGTGTATCGCTTCGGCCTATCGACAGACACTGAAGCGCGCTGGCTGATGAAAGCCTTGAAGTCAGTGAAGGATCTCGATGACTCAGAAGGGGATGCTTCTGAACCAGAAATCGAAGTCCTTTTACCCAGTGATGACGAAACTTTTGATCTCAAGTCGGCCGTCATTCATTCGGTTGTTGACCTGGGAGTCAGCGTCGACTTTCTCGAATCTAGCGAGTCGAACTCAGCGATACCAACTCAAGCCAGTG is part of the Thalassoglobus sp. JC818 genome and harbors:
- a CDS encoding ATP-binding cassette domain-containing protein, producing MIELAGLTKIYDGNVVAVDQLSLSVAAGEVYGLLGPNGAGKTTTLRMILGLLAPSSGEASIQGCRVSSEPLRMKRQIGLVSASAGLYQWLTPRETLHYFATAYGLDAESSTARVTELAETMDLTGFLDRRCQTLSTGQTQRVNLARALIHDPPVVLLDEPTRGLDVVGAKVVFDYVQLLRSTRKAIILCTHKLEEAERFCDRFGLLHRGKLRYEGTLSELQAATGQQNLVDIFLDLLNNDSNGNPPKLPDDRSELEHA
- a CDS encoding DUF1653 domain-containing protein — encoded protein: MSVNPGRYRHYKGKEYLVVGVARHSETEEELVVYRTDYGDRSLWVRPLGMFVETVEVDGKHVPRFEFVGEE
- a CDS encoding right-handed parallel beta-helix repeat-containing protein; its protein translation is MFRWGVCCFVVCLLAGSSSVFAEEIRVEAGDSLVKVVSSASSGAVLRIAPGVKIEDFVIRKPIRLIGDDPERVSIGSVLVSSEDVTLENLEFGGHAEAVLRIRNAQRVKVDNCRISNINQEHLGYGLQVRNVSTLEVSDCDIIGNSVGMVALGLTDGTIRGCEVTNRLDGMILSDSSSDILIEDCFIHHHLGEGRPGHHADGIQCFRGVKNLTVRGCRLMANMQHMMFESTDGITIEETTSCGSTGTTITFGWENAKNATLTGNTFAFAGLSLFNMTASGYKVDYNILVSGHSKPALSVKGVEGIQSNHNIFWNSPRAEKPQIAVSDTAFHRNFKEYQQASGMDADSENRDPGFVNAPLAIAPIDPRRYTSARTNWLPLWAHDELFRVGDVIEVNFDGIARECLAIEDKGLRFKPALAKMPSNAPFVVTWGDNEDIHPNLSVRTDSSDPTSNAPANTFENASDEIAE
- a CDS encoding MOSC domain-containing protein; protein product: MILGQVESIQVGRPRQYDVEGKSGRPWTSAIQKQTVLGRVHVGATNIDGDEQADLKHHGGPDKAVLAYFTNHYKDWAREFPDQSFQAGGFGENLTVTGCSEADCCIGDIVRIGHCKLQISQPRQPCWKLDRFRKLPKLAVRVQKTGRTGWYYRVLQEGIIEAGLPIELVDRPFPDVTIAWASEVMYAKPRSTENDLRLAECAALSASWKETFLQRATNGVEKDASARLNGT
- a CDS encoding metallophosphoesterase; the encoded protein is MNGVLHEVRLGRRAFLKHGTLVLTAASLRSPELIADEKVSALRVGLVTDLHYADKAPAGTRHYRETLGKLEEAGRKFEQDQPAFLVELGDLIDAADSVDVEQRYLKTVNKEFSAICNDRHYVLGNHCVDTLMKEEFLSGVEQEKSYYSFERGDIHFVVLDSCFRSDGQPYGRKNFQWTDANVPIAELEWLESDLKSTDKPVVVFAHQRLDVSNNHGVKNNAEVRRIFAGSDKVLAVFQGHSHQNDLKEIDGIHYCTLVAMVEGEGPENNGYSLIDIEPSGTIRLTGFRKQKSYDWKRQR